The nucleotide sequence CTTCCCCTGGGACAATTAAGTCGGTTTTGTCCATAATAGCCATGGCATCCTCATCCATTTGCTTGGCCTGCTGGTTGGGGATGGAAAATTTAATAATCGTTCCATCGGACATACTTCCATTATTGCCATTATAGGAGCTGTGTGGTTCCATTTTCAACCAACCTTTTTCATAATTGACCTGAAGATGGTTCATATTTATACCAAAACTGGTCTGGCAGGATGCTAGGGCGCCACTGGGAAATTCCAGTTGAAACATCATGGTTTCCTCTACTTCGTGATAAATTTCTGGTCGGGTAGTGGAGGCCTGCGCCAGTACCGAAATCGGTTCTTCCCCGGTAGCCAATCGGGCACCTTGTAATGCATAAACACCCATATCGCCCATGGCACCACCCCCTAATTTTTTATTTTGCTTCCAATGGTTGGTCCGGCCGTCAAAATATCCCGCGGCAGAAGTCACCATCCGTACTTTCCCAAAAGGTCTTTCCTTGCCCACTTTCATATAGGCTTGAATATTTGGGTCGTGCTGACAACGGTACCCGATAGCAAGTTTTACCTTATTATCTTTACAGGCCTTGATCATTGCCTCACAATCGGCTACAGAGGGTGCCATTGGTTTTTCACACCAAACATGCTTACCCGCCTTGGCCGCCCTAATCGTATACTCTGCATGCATGGAAGGAGGCAGAACCACGTATACAACATCTATATCTGGGTTATTGGCAATGGTATCAAAATTTTTGTAATTGTAAACGTTCTTGTCCTTAATCCCATATTTTTCCTGCCAGATCGGAATTTTTTCAGGACTACCGGTGACTATACCCCTTAATTCGCAGTTATTGGTCAATTGTAGGGCAAGTGCAAGAAGATCTGTACTATAATAGCCCAATCCAACAAGGGCTACCCCTAATTTTTTCTTTTGTGCCTTGGTTGAAGACAGTAGTATTTGAGGAGTAAATGCGCTTGCTGCTGCAATTAATCCTGCTTTTTGAATAAATATTCTCCTTTGTTTTTCCATGGTTCTAATTTGAAGGAGAAAATACCACAAAAAAATTAAAATTCCATGAAAATATGTGAAGCTTTTAAATCAGAAAAAGTACTCTACTAATATAGTGATTGCATACCCGCTTTCTGGATCATTCCCAAAAACTGACCGTGAATTGGAAAAGTCGGAAAGATGAACCTATGAAAACACCCTTATTCCTTTTTCTGAAGGTTTTGGACCAGTAGATCCTTTAAAACATATGCAGCTACAAGAATAAAGCCCGTTATCAGGGTTGGGGTAGCATATTCCCATTCCAATATTTTGGTCAGGCTTCCAATAATTATGGCCAATATGCCAATGATCATCATTGTATTCCACATAAAATATGCAATATCACTCCTATTGTCGTCCTTGTCGTCAATGAGATATGTTGTGCCTTCCATGATGATCCAAATTATGAACGCCAAGCTACCTATAACCTGAAAAAAATCATTGTGGGATATGTCCAGTATTTTGAAAATTCCATTTAAAGACCAAGAGGTAACTAAAATTAATTTGTTGTACTGCAGAAATCCTTTTTTTGTTTTTTTCCAAAATCGCCAAGCGTACAATACACCTATAGCGGCAAGAGAAATTAATATTATAGGATTAGCGACGGTCGTAAAATGTAAAATTTTACAAAGAAAGCCTAGTACAAGGAGGGAAATGGCAATTCTTAAAGGTGTTCTCAAAATCTTCTTTTCTGTTTCCATAAAATTGTTTTTAAGATTCATGGCATTTCAGTTTTGGTTTTGCTGAATTGCTTTGTCCTTTCTTCAATAGACATTTCCCTATGGTATCACTAACTACAGCACCTTGATATTGGCCTTTAGCCCTTCCATTATTCCTAATATATTATCTACCGTTTCTTTTAAATAATATTTAATGAGTACGTGGGGGATACGAATGGTGGTAAATCCATTTCTAAACGAATGCATGGCTTCTTCCAAATCGTTGATGGCTTGTTCGTGGGTTATAGAATGGTATTCCGTATCGATTTCTATATTAAGTTTTACCCTAGATATAGCAATATCCACTGATTTTTTTCCATCCCACCATTCCAGCATTGGATTTACACCTGCATTTTTTAAACCATAATATAATTGTATGGCTTCTTTGGGGGTCCTTTTAAGTTTGATCAGCTTTTCCATGCGATCTTTGTGCTTCGCACAAAGCTCTAATCCTAAGAGATCCATCGCACTTTTGTGGTCAAGATAATCAAGCTCTTTGTTACAATCTAAACATGTCATTCAAGTAGGTTAAAAATTTAATTTGGGACTATTATAACCGTAATATTTTTGGATTATTATGTGGGGGTTATGCAAAAAGGCCATCTTTTAGACGAACTGCAACTTTTTAGATGAACTGCCTACTTTTCAAACCACATGGCCTTTAAAAAACAAATATTCTTCCGCATTTTAGAATATCCCTATATATTTACATATTCGCTATTTCAAACCTAAAGAATGGACTGTAGAACAATGCTTAAAACAATAGCCACGATTTTTATCTTTTTTATTATTCTTTTGGGCTGTAAGGACAGTCAAAATACAAAGCCCAAAGTTGTGATATCCTCTGCACTGCCAGAACTGACCTTTAATGAAGCCAATCGACTTGTACGCCTGCCATTGGAATGCCTACAAACGGAATACCCCAACAAATTAAATCAGTCTCTTCAGGATTCGACCCATTTGGGCAGTCCTAAACAATTGCACCCGGCATTTTATGGTTGTTATGATTGGCATTCCTCTGTTCACGGTCACTGGTCCTTGGTTTCGCTATTAAAACAGTTCCCTAGTTTAAATCAGGCTTCCACAATTCGTAATAAATTGGTGGAAAATATTTCCAAGGAAAATATATTGGCAGAGATGGACTATTTTAATATGGTAGGAAATAAGTCATATGAACGGACTTATGGATGGGCCTGGATCCTGAAATTGGCCGAAGAGCTTCATACATGGCAGGACCCCTTGGCCCGTGACCTTGAGGTTAATTTACAGCCGTTGACAAACTATATAGTAGAAGCCTACATAGAATTTTTGCCAAAATTAAATTATCCCATTAGGGTGGGGGAGCATACCAATACCGCATTTGGACTTTCCTTGGCTTGGGACTATGCGGTTGTTCTTGAGGACGAGGCCTTAAAAATTGCTATTACCTCCAGTGTTGCACGCTTTTATGAAAACGATGCAGATTGTCCCATAATCTGGGAGCCCAGTGGATTCGATTTTTTGTCGCCCTGTCTGGAGGAAGCCAATCTGGTGAGAAAAATTTATGGCCCAGAAAAGTTTAAAAAATGGCTGGATAAATTCCTGCCCCAATTGGCAGATCCCCAATTTAATCTGGAACCTGGAAAAGTGTCGGATAGAACAGATGGAAAATTAGTTCATTTGGATGGTCTCAATTTTAGTAGGGCTTGGTGTTTGTACGGTATTGCGGAGACACTTCCCCAATACTCCCATTTAAAACAAATTGCCACTGAGCATATTAATTACTCCCTCCCCAGTATTGTTGATGATAATTACAGTGGTACCCATTGGTTGGGAAGCTTTGCCTTATACGCCTTAAATACAGCCCAATAGAATGAAATGGAAAATGGGGCCAGGAGTTTTGGTAGCGGCAGCCTTTATAGGTCCCGGTACCGTTACTGTGTGTTCCATTGCCGGTGTAAAATATGGATATTTACTTCTTTGGGCCCTGTTGCTGTCCGTATTGGCCACCGTGATATTACAGGAAATGGCTGCGAGATTGGGAATCGTCACCCAAAAGGGATTGGCCCATGTTATAAAAGAAGAGATAGGTGTCCGCTGGATTAAGATTTTGGTACTGGGCCTTATCTTATCGGCAATCGTTGTAGGTAATGCAGCTTATGAAGGAGGCAATATAGGTGGTGCTTCCTTGGGATTAGAGGCTATATTTGGGCAAGAACATCTAAGTTTTTATCCTTGGGTAGTGGGAAGTTTTGCATTTCTACTTCTGTTTTTTGGTAATTATAAGGTTTTGGAAAAGGTGCTGGTTTCTCTGGTAATGGTCATGAGCATATCCTTCTTATTAACGGCCATAATTACAAAACCGAATATTTCGGCCATATTGCAAGGTCTTATTATCCCCAAAACTCCAGATGGAAGTATTTTGACCATTATTGCGCTGGTAGGCACTACGGTAGTACCCTATAATTTATTCCTACATACCTCACTGGTAAGTGAAAAATGGAAATCCAAGGAGAATTTGAAGGAAGCCCGTAGGGATACCGTCTTATCCATTTTACTGGGAGGTATGGTTTCCATGGCCATAGTGGTTACTGCAACTGCCATACCGTCCGGCGAAATAAGTAATATTATGGATATGACCAAAGGCCTGGAACCACTTTACGGGGAAAGTGCTAAATATTTTATGGGAATTGGACTTTTTGCGGCCGGGATAACCTCTGCCATTACGGCACCCTTAGCCGCTGCCTATGTGGCCAGTAGCTGTTTTGGATGGGGCACCACTATGAATAACTTAGGCTTCAAAATGGTCTGGATGATCATTCTATTGGTAGGTGTCCTGTTTATGTCCGTAGGAATAAAACCTTTGGAGATTATTAAATTTGCCCAGATAACCAATGGGATGCTATTGCCAATTATCGCTATTTTTCTATTATGGATCGTTAACAGGAAAACAGTCATGCTGGAATATCAAAATACCAAATTTCAAAATATATTGGGGATTATCATTATAATTTTGTCCATTATTCTGGGGGCAAAGAGTATATTAACTGTTTTTGGGCTATTTTAAGGATATGATCAATATTGATATAAATTGTGATATAGGGGAGGGTGTAGACAATGAAGAAGAGCTATTGCCCTTAATTACCTCCTGTAATATTGCCTGTGGTGGCCATGCCGGGGATGCCGATACCATGATGAAGGTAGCCTTATTGGCCAAAGAACACAAGGTGCTGATAGGAGCACATCCATCATATCCGGATAGGGCGAATTTTGGAAGAACCAGCATCAAAATGGCTAAGGATGAGTTAAAAAAAAGTATTCTTGTCCAAATAGAGGATTTGAACGCTGTCCTCATAACTTTAGGTATTTCGCTGAACCATATAAAACCCCATGGTGCCCTATACAATGACGTGGCCAAGGACAGGGAATTGGCATTGGTGTTTTTGGATAGTATTTCAAAATATAAGAAGGAGGTATTTTTGTTTGTGCCCTATGATTCCAAAATAGCGGAGGAGGCTCTGCGTTTGGGATTTCGAATAAAATATGAGGCGTTTGCCGATCGCAATTATAATGAAGACCTCTCCCTAGTGTCCCGAAAAGACCCTAAGGCCTTGATACAAGAACCCAAAGAAGTTATGGATCATTTGCTCCATATGGTTACAAAAGGTGCGGTTTTGACCCTTTCTGGGAAGGCCGTAAAAACCCAAGCGGACACCTATTGTATTCACGGGGATTCTCCTTCAACATTGCAAATATTAGTGTATCTTTCCAAACATTTACCAGAAAACCAAATCTTAATAAAAAAGTGAGTAGTTTCAAAATTTCTGTAAGGCAATTTGGTGTCCACGCCATATTGGTGGAATGGCCCAATAGGGTGGAAGAATCCATATTGGACGAGATTCTCCAATTCATTCAGTACTTAAAAAAAAATCAGCTGGATGAAAAGGAGTGGGAGTTTATTCCTGCCTATAATTCACTTACTTTGATATGTAAGGACACCGTCCTAGATTTCGATTATTTAAAACCAAAGATAAAGGAGTGGTATGCTATAAAAGGAAAGATAGAACCTGCCACCAGGTATCTTTGGCGATTACCAGTATGTTATGATCTTGAATTCGGGCTGGATCTCGAGGAGATTTCCGTGGAATTGGGCCTGTCAGTGGAACGTATCACCGAATTGCACTCAAAGAGTATTTATACTGTCTATGGTATCGGATTCTTACCAGGGTTTATGTATTTGGGAGGCGTGCCAGAAGTTCTGGAGGTTCCGCGTAAATCCACCCCCAGACCTAAAGTACTAAAAGGCTCGGTTGGACTAGCCGCAAAACTAACGGGAATTTACCCCCAGGATTCACCAGGAGGATGGAACATAATTGGGAAATGTCCCGTACCTATGTTCGACGTTAAAAAGGAAAATCCCTGTTTTGTCCAAGTGGGGGATAAAATACAATTTTACCCTATTTCAATGGCAGAATACCAATTGCACAAGATTGAAGGTGAGGTAGGGATTTATAACTTAGAAAAAAAAGTGCTGGATGCTTAACATTATAAAATCGGGCTTTTTCACCACAGTTCAGGATACCGGTAGATTTGGGTACAGGGATAAAGGTGTTCCAGTTTCAGGAGTTATGGACTCATTCTCTGTCTCCAAGGTAAATACTTTGCTGGAAAACGACGAAAACAGTGCCGTATTGGAAATAACCATGACCGGACCAACATTGGAATTTGAACAAGATACCTATATTGTTTTGGGAGGGGCGGAAATGTCGGTAACTCTTAACGATATTACCATAGAAAACTACAAAGTCTATAAAGTAAATGCAGGTGACATCTTAACCTATGGCAAATTATTAAAAGGATTCAGGGCGTATTTGGGGATTAAGGACGGATTCAACACTGCATCGGTATTGGGAAGTAGATCCTATTATAAACCAATTACGGAGAGGGATTCCATTAAGAAAATGTCCAGTCTTCCGTATACCGAGTGTAAACTGTTCAGTCCCAAAATTTCGAAACTTAAAGTAGACTCCGTTTTGGACAAAACCGAATTGGAAGTATATAAGGGCCCTGAATATAAGCTATTGACCGATAAACAATTGGCCCAATTATTTTACAGGGAATTTACGGTGGCTAATGAGAATAACCGAATGGCATATCAGCTCAATGAGATAATTGAGGGCAATAAAGTATCCATGTTAACCTCGGCAACCCTGCCTGGAACTATACAACTGACTCCTGCTGGAAAATTGATCATTTTAATGAAAGATGGTCAGACCACAGGTGGCTATCCAAGAATATTACAGTTGTCGGACATGGCCATGTCCATTTTGGCGCAAAAAAGATCTGGAAACCATATTAGTTTTAAACTAAGGTAGGCGACGGAAATTTATTTCTTTGTCAATTAAATTTTAATACTTAATTTTACAGTAATGAAAATAAATAGAAGCATAATCAAATTGGTCATTATCGTCCCATAACTGGGATGATACGGATTTCTATTTATTAAAAAGCCTGTATCAGATATATTTGATACAGGCTTTTTTTTTAGGTTTAGCAGAACTAAAGTTAGGAATTAAGTTCTTTATTAAGTCACCACCCAAAGGTTTATCAAAGAATAAAAACCTACTGAATATGATATGGTTTATGTATATAAACACCTGATTATTAGATGGTTAAAATTAAATCGTTATTATTGAATTTAAATCAAACTTTTATGTTAAAAATCTAAGGGTTTTTAAACTTTTATCTTTGGTAGTCGTAGTTTATATAGAATAGTATTAAAATACAAAGTATACAAATTAATGGAATTAAATAAATTTAGCAAAAACGTTACCCAGGACCCCACACAACCTGCCGCACAGGCTATGTTATACGCCATAGGACTGGAAGAAGAAGATCTAAAAAAACCTTTGATCGGAATCGGTAGTACAGGTTATGAGGGCAATCCTTGTAACATGCACTTAAATGATCTGGCTCAAGAAGTAAAATTGGGAACCGAAAAAGGGGGCTTGGTTGGACTTGTGTTCAATACTATAGGTGTCAGTGATGGTATTTCAATGGGTACTTATGGTATGAGATACTCATTGCCTTCTAGGGATATTATTGCGGATTCTATGGAAACTGTGGTACAAGCTATGAACTATGACGGACTTGTAACTGTTGTAGGTTGCGACAAAAATATGCCTGGAGCCCTTATGGCCATGATAAGATTAAACAGACCTTCTGTTTTGGTTTATGGTGGTACAATTGCCTCTGGCTGTTTTAAGGACAAAAAATTGGACATTGTTTCGGCCTTTGAGGCTTGGGGCGAAAAGGTAGCCGGAACCATGAACGAGGAGGATTACAAAGGAGTAATTCAGAACGCATGCCCGGGAGCAGGTGCCTGTGGTGGTATGTACACCGCCAATACCATGGCTTCCGCTATTGAAGCTTTGGGAATGGCCTTGCCTTACAATTCTTCAAACCCAGCTATTGGTAAGGAAAAGAAACAAGATGCCATTAGCGCTGGTTTTGCATTAAGGCATCTATTGGAAAACGATATAAAGCCCAGCGATATCATTACAAGAAAATCTTTTGAAAATGCAGTGCGCTTGCTTACCCTCTTAGGAGGATCCACCAACGCCGTACTACACTTTTTGGCCATAGCAAAAGCAGCAAATGTTGATTTTACTTTGGACGACTTTCAGAAAATTAGTGATAGCACCCCGTTCTTGGCAGATTTGAAACCTAGTGGCAAATACCTAATGGAAGATCTACATCGTGTTGGTGGTACCCCTGCAGTGATGAAATTTATGTTGGAAAACGGTATGTTACACGGCGATTGTATGACCATAACCGGTAAAACCGTTGCCGAAAACCTTGCAGAGGTTCCAAGTTTAAAAGAAGGCCAGCAGATTATTAAACCGTTGAACGCTCCGATCAAGGAATCAGGACATTTAAGAATCCTTTACGGGAATCTTGCAGAAGACGGTGCCGTAGCTAAGATTACA is from Arenibacter algicola and encodes:
- a CDS encoding Gfo/Idh/MocA family protein, translating into MEKQRRIFIQKAGLIAAASAFTPQILLSSTKAQKKKLGVALVGLGYYSTDLLALALQLTNNCELRGIVTGSPEKIPIWQEKYGIKDKNVYNYKNFDTIANNPDIDVVYVVLPPSMHAEYTIRAAKAGKHVWCEKPMAPSVADCEAMIKACKDNKVKLAIGYRCQHDPNIQAYMKVGKERPFGKVRMVTSAAGYFDGRTNHWKQNKKLGGGAMGDMGVYALQGARLATGEEPISVLAQASTTRPEIYHEVEETMMFQLEFPSGALASCQTSFGINMNHLQVNYEKGWLKMEPHSSYNGNNGSMSDGTIIKFSIPNQQAKQMDEDAMAIMDKTDLIVPGEEGLRDIRVVEAIYKSAAQNCVVKL
- a CDS encoding DUF2891 domain-containing protein, yielding MDCRTMLKTIATIFIFFIILLGCKDSQNTKPKVVISSALPELTFNEANRLVRLPLECLQTEYPNKLNQSLQDSTHLGSPKQLHPAFYGCYDWHSSVHGHWSLVSLLKQFPSLNQASTIRNKLVENISKENILAEMDYFNMVGNKSYERTYGWAWILKLAEELHTWQDPLARDLEVNLQPLTNYIVEAYIEFLPKLNYPIRVGEHTNTAFGLSLAWDYAVVLEDEALKIAITSSVARFYENDADCPIIWEPSGFDFLSPCLEEANLVRKIYGPEKFKKWLDKFLPQLADPQFNLEPGKVSDRTDGKLVHLDGLNFSRAWCLYGIAETLPQYSHLKQIATEHINYSLPSIVDDNYSGTHWLGSFALYALNTAQ
- a CDS encoding Nramp family divalent metal transporter — encoded protein: MKWKMGPGVLVAAAFIGPGTVTVCSIAGVKYGYLLLWALLLSVLATVILQEMAARLGIVTQKGLAHVIKEEIGVRWIKILVLGLILSAIVVGNAAYEGGNIGGASLGLEAIFGQEHLSFYPWVVGSFAFLLLFFGNYKVLEKVLVSLVMVMSISFLLTAIITKPNISAILQGLIIPKTPDGSILTIIALVGTTVVPYNLFLHTSLVSEKWKSKENLKEARRDTVLSILLGGMVSMAIVVTATAIPSGEISNIMDMTKGLEPLYGESAKYFMGIGLFAAGITSAITAPLAAAYVASSCFGWGTTMNNLGFKMVWMIILLVGVLFMSVGIKPLEIIKFAQITNGMLLPIIAIFLLWIVNRKTVMLEYQNTKFQNILGIIIIILSIILGAKSILTVFGLF
- the pxpA gene encoding 5-oxoprolinase subunit PxpA, translating into MINIDINCDIGEGVDNEEELLPLITSCNIACGGHAGDADTMMKVALLAKEHKVLIGAHPSYPDRANFGRTSIKMAKDELKKSILVQIEDLNAVLITLGISLNHIKPHGALYNDVAKDRELALVFLDSISKYKKEVFLFVPYDSKIAEEALRLGFRIKYEAFADRNYNEDLSLVSRKDPKALIQEPKEVMDHLLHMVTKGAVLTLSGKAVKTQADTYCIHGDSPSTLQILVYLSKHLPENQILIKK
- the pxpB gene encoding 5-oxoprolinase subunit PxpB — its product is MSSFKISVRQFGVHAILVEWPNRVEESILDEILQFIQYLKKNQLDEKEWEFIPAYNSLTLICKDTVLDFDYLKPKIKEWYAIKGKIEPATRYLWRLPVCYDLEFGLDLEEISVELGLSVERITELHSKSIYTVYGIGFLPGFMYLGGVPEVLEVPRKSTPRPKVLKGSVGLAAKLTGIYPQDSPGGWNIIGKCPVPMFDVKKENPCFVQVGDKIQFYPISMAEYQLHKIEGEVGIYNLEKKVLDA
- a CDS encoding 5-oxoprolinase subunit C family protein; translation: MLNIIKSGFFTTVQDTGRFGYRDKGVPVSGVMDSFSVSKVNTLLENDENSAVLEITMTGPTLEFEQDTYIVLGGAEMSVTLNDITIENYKVYKVNAGDILTYGKLLKGFRAYLGIKDGFNTASVLGSRSYYKPITERDSIKKMSSLPYTECKLFSPKISKLKVDSVLDKTELEVYKGPEYKLLTDKQLAQLFYREFTVANENNRMAYQLNEIIEGNKVSMLTSATLPGTIQLTPAGKLIILMKDGQTTGGYPRILQLSDMAMSILAQKRSGNHISFKLR
- the ilvD gene encoding dihydroxy-acid dehydratase — its product is MELNKFSKNVTQDPTQPAAQAMLYAIGLEEEDLKKPLIGIGSTGYEGNPCNMHLNDLAQEVKLGTEKGGLVGLVFNTIGVSDGISMGTYGMRYSLPSRDIIADSMETVVQAMNYDGLVTVVGCDKNMPGALMAMIRLNRPSVLVYGGTIASGCFKDKKLDIVSAFEAWGEKVAGTMNEEDYKGVIQNACPGAGACGGMYTANTMASAIEALGMALPYNSSNPAIGKEKKQDAISAGFALRHLLENDIKPSDIITRKSFENAVRLLTLLGGSTNAVLHFLAIAKAANVDFTLDDFQKISDSTPFLADLKPSGKYLMEDLHRVGGTPAVMKFMLENGMLHGDCMTITGKTVAENLAEVPSLKEGQQIIKPLNAPIKESGHLRILYGNLAEDGAVAKITGKEGLHFTGPAKVFDDEFLANAGIGKGLVKKGDVVVIRYEGPKGGPGMPEMLKPTAAIMGAGLGKDVALITDGRFSGGTHGFVVGHVCPEAQDGGTIALLQDGDVITIDAEKNSISVALSEEEIKTRRANWVQPPLKVKKGSLYKYAKTVSSASQGCVTDEI